TTGGTACTACAGCAGGAGCCTTCCTTGGGACTTCAACTGTAACCACTTATGTAGAGAGTGCAGCGGGATTTGCAGAAGGCGCTAGGACTGGACTTGCTTCTGTTGTGACAGGTACATTATTTTTGATAGCTATGTTCTTCTCACCAATATTTATTGCAATACCATCCTGTGCAACTGCACCCGCACTAATAGTTGTAGGATTTTTCATGATGGAAAGTATAGTTAAGATAGATTTCAGTGATTTTACAGAGGGCGTTCCTGCTTTCTTAACAATCTCATTAATGCCACTAACTTATAGTATAGGAGACGGGTTAACTATAGGAATTCTTTCTTATGCAGTGTTAAACCTTATAAACAATATATTTACTAGAGATGCTAGTAAAAGGAAGAAAGTTTCAGTTGTAATTTATATTTTGGCAGTATTGTTTATTCTTAAATTGTTTTTTACTGGTTGGAATAAATAATAAAGATATTACAAATTAATTTAGCAGAAATAAAAAAACAATTCGCTTTATCAATAAAGCGGATTGTTTTTTATTATATAGAAATTACTTAATTTTTTTTAAACAGCTTCTGATATGCCTTTAGCTTTGCTACTATCAGGTTTGTCTTTCGGTAAGATAAGATTTAGACCTATTGCAAATAATGTTGTAACGACTATAGCTGAGTGCCCAAATATAGATATAAACCATGTTGGGAATAGAGCAAATGCACCAGGAACTTGAACAATGCCCATACCTAATGCAACTGAAATTCCTACAACTGCTGAGTTTCTCATGGTAAGGTTACTTGAAGCAATCATTCTAATTCCTGTCGTTGTTATTGTGGCAAAAACAGATATTGTTGCTCCACCAAGAACACATTGAGGAATAGTTGTAAGTAAAGAAGAAAATTTAGGGATAAAGCCAGCTAAAATAACAACAAAAGCAGCAAAAGCAAATATCCATTTATTTATAACTTTATTTACAATTACTATACCAACATTTTGACCATATGTCGAAGTTGGCATACAACCAAATATAGAACCAACCATACTTACGACACCACTCCCAATAATACCACCGGAAAGCTCTTTATCAGTAGGGGTTCTATCCATAGCTCCAACTGTGGTAGCGGATAACTCACCTATAGCTTGAACAGAATTTACAATATACATTATAACCATAGATACTATAGCTGTAGTGTTAAAGTTCATTCCAAAATGTAGTAGCTTTGGAGCTTGAAAATATCCTGCTGAAGCCACTGCATCAAAGGATACCATTCCAAGAAGCATAGTAATAACATATCCTACACCCATACCTATTAAAAGAGAAGCTAGTTTGATCGAACCTTTAGTAAAGTGATTTAAAAACATTACAACAGCCAGGGTTATCATAGCAACAGCCCAGTTTTGAGGAGAACCGAAAGTTTTAGAACCAACACCACCAGCTATATATTGAATAGCAACTGGGTAGAGTGATAATCCTATAGAGAATATAACT
This DNA window, taken from Clostridium estertheticum, encodes the following:
- a CDS encoding uracil-xanthine permease family protein, translated to MSSNQKSLLFQYDGRPSLKEIIPLGLQHVVAMIVGCVTPALIIAGVANLTVADKVLLVQSSLFFAGIATLIQVFTLGKHIGSRLPVIMGVSFAYVPTLAAITGEFNIATIFGAQLIGALVSIFFGIYLKKFMKFFPPLVTGTVIFSIGLSLYPVAIQYIAGGVGSKTFGSPQNWAVAMITLAVVMFLNHFTKGSIKLASLLIGMGVGYVITMLLGMVSFDAVASAGYFQAPKLLHFGMNFNTTAIVSMVIMYIVNSVQAIGELSATTVGAMDRTPTDKELSGGIIGSGVVSMVGSIFGCMPTSTYGQNVGIVIVNKVINKWIFAFAAFVVILAGFIPKFSSLLTTIPQCVLGGATISVFATITTTGIRMIASSNLTMRNSAVVGISVALGMGIVQVPGAFALFPTWFISIFGHSAIVVTTLFAIGLNLILPKDKPDSSKAKGISEAV